The following are encoded together in the bacterium genome:
- a CDS encoding SDR family NAD(P)-dependent oxidoreductase: MDHRGRVVVVTGASSGIGRQVALDFAARGADLVLVARRAALLDDVAAACRARGVRIEPLALDVAAPDAPAAIVGAAAARLGRLDVLVNNAGISKHKQIYAVTPGDLEQTIAVNLLAPMRLTLAALPAMLRQGGGCVVNVSSVAGKLPPPRESVYAASKFGLTGFTEGLWLDLQGSGVHAAVIHVGPVDTEIWEKVDEPAAFQGRKWPASAVSAAVLRAVEERRHEIWVPGRYRFAWLFRILMPGAFRAGSARFDPVPPEVVAAARARAGAFE, from the coding sequence ATGGATCATCGCGGGCGGGTCGTCGTCGTCACGGGAGCGTCGTCGGGCATCGGCCGGCAGGTGGCGCTCGACTTCGCGGCGCGCGGCGCCGACCTCGTGCTGGTCGCACGCCGGGCGGCGCTGCTGGACGACGTGGCCGCGGCGTGCCGGGCGCGCGGGGTGCGCATCGAGCCGCTGGCGCTCGACGTCGCCGCGCCCGACGCTCCGGCGGCGATCGTCGGCGCCGCGGCGGCGCGGCTCGGCCGGCTCGACGTGCTCGTCAACAACGCCGGCATCTCGAAGCACAAGCAGATCTACGCGGTGACGCCCGGCGACCTCGAGCAGACGATCGCCGTCAATCTGCTCGCGCCCATGCGGCTCACGCTGGCGGCGCTGCCCGCCATGCTGCGCCAGGGCGGCGGCTGCGTGGTGAACGTCTCGTCGGTCGCCGGCAAGCTGCCGCCGCCGCGCGAGTCGGTGTACGCCGCCTCGAAGTTCGGCCTGACCGGGTTCACGGAGGGCCTCTGGCTCGACCTCCAGGGCTCCGGCGTGCACGCGGCGGTCATCCACGTCGGGCCGGTCGACACCGAGATATGGGAGAAGGTCGACGAGCCGGCGGCGTTTCAGGGCCGCAAGTGGCCGGCGTCGGCGGTGTCGGCGGCCGTGCTGCGGGCCGTCGAGGAGCGGCGGCACGAGATCTGGGTACCCGGGCGCTACCGCTTCGCATGGCTCTTCCGCATCCTCATGCCTGGGGCGTTCCGCGCCGGCTCGGCCCGCTTCGACCCGGTGCCGCCCGAGGTGGTGGCGGCCGCGCGGGCGCGGGCCGGCGCGTTCGAGTGA
- a CDS encoding transglutaminase domain-containing protein, with amino-acid sequence MRHLPTLTAVAVWLAMAALLVARQTPAPGLDATGLAAAPVEAAGGRDEWFGLYQGVHKIGHTRRQTTRTDDGWRFRDESTFVLAMLGTPQRVTTTLDAETDAAFALRRFRFVLTSPAATFAATGESDGRTLEARYGAEGRGETLTLPLAEPIHLPGMLRPRIAAASPAPGTRYAHEVLSPMTLRNEPVSTLVEAREELDGRSVLRLVEEHQGMKARVWVADDGSVVREEAQMGFQLRAEPRAQALAGIDDAAPLDIAVSTRIPLRGTVAAPRERARLVLRVTGEAASRIPQAPPRQRMAAGVLTVVREPPPAEGAPADVPEVVRPWLAASPFIESDHPTIVARARSIVGEETDAVRQAARLVGWVHTRMTPEPTMTVPSAREVLRTMRGDCNEHAVLLAALARAAGIPARVAAGAVYLDDGFYYHAWTELWLSGRWISADAVFDQMPADATHVKLLDGGPERHLELAQVVGRLAFISVDDVTPAGEGAS; translated from the coding sequence GTGAGACACCTACCGACCCTCACCGCCGTCGCCGTCTGGCTCGCGATGGCGGCGCTGCTGGTGGCCCGGCAGACGCCTGCCCCCGGGCTCGACGCCACGGGCCTCGCGGCGGCGCCGGTCGAGGCCGCGGGCGGGCGCGACGAGTGGTTCGGGCTCTACCAGGGCGTGCACAAGATCGGACACACGCGCCGGCAGACGACGCGGACCGACGACGGCTGGCGCTTCCGCGACGAGTCGACGTTCGTGCTCGCGATGCTGGGAACGCCCCAGCGCGTGACCACGACGCTCGACGCCGAGACCGACGCGGCCTTCGCCCTGCGCCGCTTCCGCTTCGTGCTGACCTCGCCCGCAGCGACCTTCGCCGCCACCGGCGAGAGCGACGGCCGGACCCTCGAGGCCCGCTACGGCGCCGAGGGCCGCGGCGAGACGCTGACCCTGCCGCTCGCCGAGCCGATCCATCTCCCCGGCATGCTCCGGCCGCGCATCGCGGCGGCGTCGCCGGCGCCCGGCACGCGCTACGCGCACGAGGTGCTGAGCCCGATGACCCTGCGCAACGAGCCGGTGTCGACGCTGGTCGAGGCGCGCGAGGAGCTGGACGGACGCAGCGTGCTGCGCCTGGTCGAGGAGCACCAGGGCATGAAGGCGCGCGTCTGGGTCGCCGACGACGGCAGCGTCGTGCGCGAGGAGGCGCAGATGGGCTTCCAGCTGCGCGCCGAGCCGCGCGCGCAGGCGCTCGCCGGCATCGACGACGCCGCGCCGCTCGACATCGCCGTCTCCACCCGCATCCCGCTCCGCGGCACGGTGGCGGCGCCGCGTGAGCGGGCACGGCTCGTGCTGCGGGTCACGGGCGAGGCCGCGAGCCGCATCCCGCAGGCACCGCCGCGCCAGCGCATGGCCGCCGGCGTGCTCACCGTCGTGCGCGAGCCGCCGCCGGCCGAGGGCGCTCCGGCCGACGTCCCCGAGGTCGTGCGGCCGTGGCTGGCGGCGTCGCCGTTCATCGAGTCGGACCACCCGACGATCGTGGCGCGGGCGCGGTCGATCGTCGGCGAGGAGACGGATGCCGTGCGGCAGGCGGCGCGGCTCGTCGGTTGGGTGCACACGCGCATGACGCCCGAGCCGACGATGACGGTGCCGAGCGCGCGCGAGGTGCTGCGCACCATGCGCGGCGACTGCAACGAGCACGCGGTGCTGCTCGCGGCGCTGGCGCGCGCCGCCGGCATTCCGGCGCGCGTCGCCGCGGGGGCCGTCTATCTCGACGACGGCTTCTACTACCACGCCTGGACCGAGCTCTGGCTGTCCGGCCGCTGGATCAGCGCCGACGCCGTCTTCGATCAGATGCCGGCCGACGCCACGCACGTGAAGCTGCTCGACGGCGGGCCCGAGCGCCATCTCGAGCTGGCGCAGGTGGTGGGCCGGCTCGCGTTCATCTCGGTCGACGACGTGACGCCGGCAGGGGAGGGGGCCTCGTGA